One Blastopirellula marina genomic window carries:
- a CDS encoding 3-oxoacyl-ACP synthase III, giving the protein MKYQNVCIEGLGYCLPDEIVTSTEIEQRLEPLYKRLRLPEGRLELMTGIAQRRFFPEAVQPGDVSIHSARNAMAATGIDPADIGALIHGSVCRDFLEPATACRVHHALGLPQDCVVYDVSNACLGILNGAIQIANMIELGQIKAGIVVGTESGRHLVDNTIATLNESSNLSRNDIKLAVASLTIGSASCAMILCDKELSRTGNQLIGAGVRAHTQHHDLCHSIAGKNETGVGNPLMQTDSEKLMAEGIATGAATFQDFLGATGWSPDQIDRTICHQVGQTHRRLVLEKLGLSIDNDFATVQWLGNTGAAALPTTLALAAQTQFLEAGQNVALLGIGSGINCVMLGAQWQTTLVSGTGEMPEGMEKSGALAGT; this is encoded by the coding sequence TTGGGCTACTGTCTGCCTGACGAGATTGTCACCTCGACCGAAATCGAACAGCGGCTAGAGCCCCTCTACAAACGGCTAAGGTTGCCTGAGGGGCGATTAGAGTTGATGACGGGAATTGCCCAGCGTCGCTTCTTCCCAGAAGCAGTTCAGCCAGGGGATGTCAGCATCCACTCGGCCCGCAATGCAATGGCCGCCACGGGAATCGATCCGGCCGACATCGGCGCACTGATCCACGGCTCGGTCTGCCGCGACTTCCTCGAGCCCGCCACCGCCTGCCGCGTGCATCATGCCCTGGGTCTGCCACAAGACTGCGTGGTGTACGACGTCTCGAATGCTTGCCTTGGTATTCTCAATGGCGCGATTCAAATCGCCAACATGATCGAGCTCGGCCAGATTAAAGCAGGTATCGTCGTCGGCACCGAAAGTGGGCGTCATCTGGTCGACAACACGATTGCCACGCTCAACGAAAGTAGCAACCTCAGCCGCAACGACATCAAGCTGGCGGTCGCGTCGCTAACCATCGGCTCAGCCAGTTGCGCGATGATTCTGTGCGACAAGGAACTGAGCCGCACTGGCAATCAGCTCATTGGTGCTGGGGTTCGTGCTCATACCCAGCACCACGACCTTTGCCACAGCATTGCCGGAAAGAACGAAACGGGCGTCGGCAATCCGCTGATGCAAACCGATTCCGAAAAGCTGATGGCCGAAGGTATCGCCACCGGGGCCGCCACCTTCCAAGACTTCCTCGGTGCAACCGGCTGGAGCCCTGATCAGATCGATCGCACCATCTGTCATCAGGTTGGCCAAACGCATCGCCGTTTGGTGCTGGAAAAGTTGGGCCTGTCGATCGATAACGACTTCGCGACCGTGCAGTGGTTAGGCAACACCGGCGCCGCCGCGCTGCCGACTACGCTGGCTCTGGCCGCGCAAACGCAGTTCCTCGAAGCAGGCCAGAACGTGGCGCTGCTCGGGATTGGCTCTGGCATTAACTGCGTGATGCTGGGTGCCCAGTGGCAAACGACCTTAGTCAGCGGAACTGGCGAAATGCCGGAAGGCATGGAAAAAAGCGGCGCATTGGCAGGTACCTAA